The following coding sequences lie in one Mucilaginibacter sp. KACC 22773 genomic window:
- the serS gene encoding serine--tRNA ligase has product MLQVSYIRDNREQVLERLAVKNFKQPELVDELIGLDDKRRSTQTSMDNVSAEANAASKQIGDLMRVGKKAEAEEIKAKTGAWKEDIKKFGDQLAATEEELYQKLVLLPNLPHSSVPKGLTPEENEIVLENGAKPELPANAQPHWELAAKYNLIDFELGVKITGAGFPVYKNKGAKLQRALINYFIDEAEKAGYGEVSVPLMVNKDSGFGTGQLPDKEGQMYFVNEDELYLIPTAEVPITNIFRDVILKGDDLPVKHCGHTPCFRREAGSYGAHVRGLNRLHQFDKVEIVQVVHPDKSYETLELMSAHVQGLLQNLGLPYRVLRLCGGDMGFASALTYDMETWSAAQQRWLEVSSVSNFETFQSNRLKLRFRNSEGKTQLAHTLNGSALALPRIVATLLENNQTEKGIKIPEVLVPYTKFEWIN; this is encoded by the coding sequence ATGCTGCAAGTTAGTTATATCCGGGATAACCGGGAACAGGTTTTGGAACGTTTGGCTGTAAAAAATTTTAAACAGCCCGAACTGGTTGATGAGTTGATAGGGTTAGATGACAAACGTCGCTCCACCCAAACCAGTATGGATAACGTTTCGGCCGAGGCCAATGCAGCATCAAAACAAATTGGCGACCTGATGCGTGTCGGCAAAAAAGCCGAAGCAGAAGAGATTAAAGCCAAAACCGGTGCCTGGAAAGAAGACATCAAAAAATTTGGCGATCAACTGGCCGCAACCGAAGAGGAGCTTTACCAAAAACTGGTATTACTCCCAAACCTGCCGCATAGTTCGGTTCCCAAAGGCTTAACGCCTGAAGAAAACGAAATTGTTTTAGAGAATGGTGCAAAGCCGGAATTGCCCGCCAATGCCCAGCCACATTGGGAACTGGCTGCAAAATATAACCTGATTGATTTTGAATTGGGTGTTAAAATAACCGGCGCCGGTTTCCCGGTTTATAAAAATAAGGGTGCCAAACTGCAAAGGGCGCTCATCAATTATTTTATCGACGAAGCCGAAAAAGCAGGTTACGGCGAAGTGAGTGTACCGCTGATGGTTAATAAGGACTCTGGTTTTGGCACCGGTCAGCTTCCCGATAAAGAAGGACAGATGTATTTTGTAAATGAGGACGAGCTATACCTGATACCTACTGCCGAGGTACCTATCACCAACATCTTCCGCGACGTAATATTAAAGGGGGATGATTTGCCCGTTAAGCATTGCGGGCATACGCCATGTTTCCGTCGCGAGGCGGGCTCTTATGGCGCGCATGTGCGCGGGCTAAACCGCCTGCACCAGTTTGATAAGGTAGAGATTGTACAGGTGGTACACCCGGATAAATCATACGAAACATTGGAGCTAATGAGTGCCCATGTACAGGGATTGCTACAAAATCTGGGCTTACCATACCGCGTGCTGCGCTTATGTGGTGGCGATATGGGCTTTGCATCGGCTTTAACTTATGACATGGAAACCTGGAGCGCGGCACAACAACGCTGGTTGGAAGTATCATCCGTATCAAACTTCGAAACATTCCAGAGCAACAGGCTGAAACTCCGTTTCCGCAATTCCGAAGGCAAAACACAATTAGCACACACCTTAAATGGAAGCGCGCTGGCTTTGCCACGTATTGTTGCTACTTTATTAGAGAATAACCAAACTGAAAAAGGGATTAAAATACCAGAGGTATTGGTACCTTACACTAAGTTTGAATGGATTAATTAA
- the rsmI gene encoding 16S rRNA (cytidine(1402)-2'-O)-methyltransferase, whose protein sequence is MNNELLTMNQTGKLYLVPTPIGNLEDITLRALRVLKEVDLILAEDTRTSAPLLKHFDIHQKVFAHHQHNEHQSSNEIIKFLLQGKNIALISDAGTPAISDPGFFLVREALKFNLDVECLPGATAFVPALVNSGFPTDKFCFEGFLPLKKGRQTRYKFLATEERTIILYESPHRLLKTLDEMALYFGADRLISVSRELTKMFEETVRGTVAEVKLYFETHPLKGEFVMCVAGAEPKPTKNKYKDDDNDDE, encoded by the coding sequence ATGAACAATGAACTATTAACCATGAACCAAACAGGCAAATTATATTTAGTTCCTACACCAATAGGTAATTTAGAAGACATCACGCTTCGGGCGCTTCGCGTGCTGAAGGAAGTTGACCTGATTTTGGCCGAGGATACACGTACATCGGCACCGCTGTTAAAACACTTTGATATTCATCAGAAGGTGTTTGCACACCATCAGCATAATGAGCACCAATCGTCGAACGAGATCATTAAGTTTTTGCTGCAAGGGAAAAACATCGCGCTGATATCTGATGCCGGTACGCCGGCGATATCCGATCCGGGCTTTTTCCTGGTGCGCGAGGCTTTGAAATTCAATTTGGATGTGGAATGCCTGCCCGGCGCTACTGCATTTGTGCCGGCGCTGGTAAATTCGGGGTTCCCTACGGATAAGTTTTGTTTTGAGGGTTTTTTGCCGTTGAAAAAAGGACGCCAGACCCGCTATAAGTTTTTGGCTACAGAAGAGCGTACTATCATACTATATGAGTCGCCGCACCGTTTATTGAAAACGCTGGACGAAATGGCCTTGTATTTTGGTGCCGACAGGCTCATTTCGGTATCGCGCGAGCTCACTAAAATGTTCGAAGAAACCGTGCGTGGAACTGTTGCCGAAGTAAAATTATATTTTGAAACACATCCGCTAAAAGGTGAGTTTGTAATGTGTGTGGCCGGTGCCGAACCGAAGCCGACAAAGAACAAGTACAAAGACGACGATAACGACGACGAATAG
- a CDS encoding DUF1572 domain-containing protein, translating to MDIYLKSAITQFAYYKKLGEKTFAQLNDADLFWQFNAESNSIAVIIKHLSGNMLSRWTNFLIADGEKEWRNRDTEFEETINTREQIMAAWDQGWDCLFNALNSLTAEDWEKTVKIRNEPHRIEDAINRQLAHYPYHIGQIVFIGKMITGSKWQSLSIPKGKSDKYNADKFANPGDTFK from the coding sequence ATGGATATTTATTTGAAGAGTGCCATTACACAGTTTGCCTATTACAAAAAGTTGGGCGAAAAAACATTTGCCCAATTAAATGATGCCGATTTGTTTTGGCAGTTTAATGCCGAAAGTAATAGTATTGCCGTTATTATCAAGCACCTATCCGGGAATATGCTGTCGCGATGGACCAATTTTTTGATCGCCGATGGTGAGAAAGAATGGCGAAACCGTGATACAGAATTTGAAGAAACCATTAATACCCGTGAACAGATCATGGCCGCCTGGGACCAGGGCTGGGATTGTTTGTTTAACGCGTTAAACTCGCTAACTGCCGAAGATTGGGAAAAAACAGTAAAAATCCGGAACGAGCCACACCGTATTGAAGATGCAATAAACAGGCAACTGGCCCATTACCCCTATCATATCGGCCAGATTGTTTTTATAGGCAAAATGATAACAGGATCAAAATGGCAATCGCTATCTATTCCAAAAGGAAAATCCGATAAATATAACGCTGATAAATTTGCAAACCCCGGCGACACCTTTAAATAG
- the lnt gene encoding apolipoprotein N-acyltransferase: MKKNIPLAILSGLFLWIAWPPTPYTTFLLFIGFVPMLLAMENIIQSTSAKKGKQIFNTAFIGFFVWNVGSVYWVYNALKQVGNVAAIPVTLIPYSLGPLLMATACWLYYRLRLLTGRSWGLAGLVCLWIGYEYLHQSWDLNFPWMTLGNGFAVSHQWIQWYEYTGVYGGSVWIWVVNILAFLIYVGLREAQTKQLRLKLTSGFVLAIVLPMGFSLYTYYNYTEQSNPSNIVAVQPNIDPYEKEGTIPTATQIDIMVNLSKGIAQPNTEFILWPETAIPDYIDEDRIQQNPYYRQAHSFLRNYKNGNLVTGAETYKLYNTRKTATASPTQQPGVFADSFSTALNIENGDKVQFYHKSRLVPGAESLPFGKALSFLKPVFEHLGGATGAYGSQADADVFYSQSGIGVDPVICYESIFGGYIARSVKKGAQFIAIITNDGWWENTSGKDQHLDYAKLRAIETRRWIAQSANTGISAFINQRGDVVQQTKWWTKTAIKQDINLNSDLTFYVMHGDYLPMAGSGMAVLIILFIIIKPWVKKKPVIT; this comes from the coding sequence ATGAAAAAAAATATTCCCTTAGCCATACTTTCCGGTTTATTTTTGTGGATAGCCTGGCCGCCGACACCTTATACAACTTTCCTGCTTTTTATTGGCTTTGTGCCCATGCTGCTGGCAATGGAGAACATCATCCAATCTACATCTGCAAAAAAAGGAAAGCAGATTTTTAATACTGCATTCATTGGCTTTTTTGTTTGGAATGTAGGATCTGTTTATTGGGTATACAATGCCTTAAAACAAGTTGGCAACGTGGCAGCCATCCCGGTTACGCTGATCCCCTATTCATTAGGGCCACTGCTTATGGCTACTGCCTGCTGGCTATATTATCGTTTACGATTATTAACCGGCCGTAGCTGGGGCTTAGCCGGCCTGGTTTGCCTTTGGATAGGATACGAATACCTGCATCAAAGCTGGGACCTTAATTTCCCGTGGATGACCCTGGGTAATGGATTTGCCGTTAGTCATCAATGGATTCAATGGTACGAGTACACCGGAGTTTATGGGGGCTCTGTTTGGATTTGGGTGGTAAATATCCTGGCCTTTTTAATTTACGTTGGCCTGCGCGAAGCACAAACCAAACAGTTAAGGCTAAAGCTTACCAGCGGGTTTGTGCTGGCCATTGTTTTGCCCATGGGTTTTTCGTTATATACTTATTATAACTACACAGAGCAAAGCAATCCATCAAATATTGTTGCTGTTCAGCCCAATATCGATCCGTATGAAAAGGAAGGAACTATCCCAACGGCCACCCAGATTGACATTATGGTCAACCTTTCGAAGGGCATAGCGCAGCCCAATACCGAATTTATTTTATGGCCCGAAACGGCCATCCCCGATTATATAGATGAAGACCGGATACAGCAAAATCCTTACTACAGGCAGGCGCATTCCTTTTTGCGCAACTATAAAAACGGCAACCTGGTAACCGGGGCCGAAACGTACAAACTATACAACACCCGCAAAACAGCCACCGCAAGCCCAACACAGCAACCCGGCGTTTTTGCAGATAGTTTTAGTACCGCGTTAAATATCGAAAATGGCGACAAAGTTCAATTTTACCATAAATCGCGGCTGGTTCCGGGGGCCGAATCATTGCCGTTTGGTAAGGCATTATCGTTTTTAAAGCCTGTTTTTGAACACCTTGGCGGCGCAACCGGGGCCTACGGCAGCCAGGCAGATGCCGATGTTTTTTATTCGCAAAGCGGCATAGGTGTCGATCCGGTTATCTGTTATGAATCTATTTTTGGGGGATATATTGCACGCTCGGTAAAAAAGGGAGCACAATTTATTGCTATCATTACTAACGATGGCTGGTGGGAAAACACATCAGGCAAAGACCAGCACCTGGACTATGCCAAATTGCGCGCCATTGAAACCCGCAGGTGGATAGCCCAGTCGGCAAATACAGGAATCTCGGCTTTTATTAACCAGCGGGGCGATGTGGTGCAGCAAACCAAATGGTGGACCAAAACCGCCATAAAACAAGACATTAACCTGAATTCCGACCTTACTTTTTATGTGATGCACGGCGATTACCTACCCATGGCCGGCAGCGGGATGGCCGTTTTAATCATCCTGTTTATCATCATAAAACCTTGGGTTAAAAAGAAGCCTGTAATAACTTAA
- a CDS encoding DUF6249 domain-containing protein, whose translation MDTGNLGILAGIIITTGFFAMIFAIVYLHKRERMAMIERGMDPRAYKPQSAPYQNLKWGLLLVGAGVGLFLAFVLDHTMFRSISDDDVAALYFSLIAIFGGGGLFMSYRIEKKEVLDKEDARAEK comes from the coding sequence ATGGACACCGGGAATTTAGGAATATTAGCAGGCATTATTATTACCACAGGCTTTTTTGCCATGATATTTGCCATAGTTTACTTACACAAACGCGAGCGCATGGCGATGATAGAACGGGGCATGGACCCGCGTGCATACAAACCGCAATCGGCACCTTACCAAAACTTAAAATGGGGCCTGTTGCTTGTTGGGGCTGGTGTAGGATTGTTTTTGGCCTTTGTTTTAGACCACACGATGTTCCGCAGTATATCTGACGATGACGTAGCTGCTCTTTACTTTTCACTGATAGCCATATTTGGCGGTGGCGGCTTATTCATGTCATACCGGATAGAAAAAAAGGAAGTGTTGGATAAGGAAGACGCAAGGGCGGAGAAATAA
- the ppsA gene encoding phosphoenolpyruvate synthase has translation MLIPESNIISINKAPKYVLSFQEIDRSMTMVAGGKGANLGELCRIEGIRVPGGFCVTTEVYKQITENNPELNSLLDELAGFKADERESISTVCSKIRGVIEGVAIAGDIAHAITGHLAKFDEQDAFAVRSSATAEDLPTASFAGQQDTYLNIIGRDAILKHISKCWASLFTDRAAIYRIQNGFNHRKVQLAVVVQQMVFPQAAGILFTADPVTGNRKVLSVDAGFGLGEALVSGLVNADNYKVSNSRIIGKKISAKKLAVVAVKGGGTREQEIEPKSQNRQVLTDRQILRLERIGRKIEEHFGGPQDIEWCLTNNTFYIVQSRPITTLYPIPENSEPGNRVYISVGHQQMMTDAMKPLGLSLWQLTAFRPMFKAGGRLFVDITDNLSTPLGRKAIIDAMGEHDPLIKDAVVTIVERGDFIKPAQNNKEKQPRVKSSAGKSFADIQAQIKNDPAIVVDLIKSNQLSVNELKDNIQTKSGAGLFDFILEDGQQSKKNLFVPQNMSAIMASVDASSWINENIKKWLGEKNAADTLAQSAPNNITSEMGLELLNVADVIRPYHKVIEYLQQVKDDNFLGGLVEVEGGKEARDAIYAYLNKYGMRCAGEIDITKTRWSETPGMLIPMILGNIKNFGPGAGKRKFEQGQQAALKKEEELLSRLRQLPHGEQKADETKQMISLLRNFAGYREYPKYGIISRSFVYKQALLREAEKLVEAGVINNKEDIYYLSFQEFHEVVRSGKLDYELINQRKDEHKLNEKLNPPRVITSDGEIGAGKYKKEHLPAGAIAGLAVSSGLIEGRARVILKMENASLEDGDILVTTFTDPSWTPLFVSIKGLVTEVGGLMTHGAVIAREYGLPAVVGVEHATRLIKDGQRIRVNGTDGYVEIL, from the coding sequence ATGCTGATACCAGAAAGCAACATCATTTCAATAAACAAAGCACCCAAATATGTGCTCAGTTTCCAGGAGATAGACAGATCAATGACCATGGTTGCAGGCGGCAAAGGCGCCAACCTGGGCGAACTATGCCGGATTGAGGGGATCCGGGTGCCCGGGGGTTTTTGTGTTACCACCGAAGTGTATAAACAAATTACGGAGAATAACCCCGAGCTGAACAGCCTGCTGGATGAATTAGCAGGCTTTAAGGCAGATGAAAGGGAAAGTATCAGCACCGTCTGCTCGAAGATTCGCGGGGTTATAGAGGGGGTGGCTATTGCAGGGGATATAGCACACGCTATTACGGGGCACCTGGCAAAGTTTGATGAACAGGATGCCTTTGCTGTACGATCAAGCGCTACAGCCGAAGACCTGCCCACAGCATCATTTGCAGGCCAGCAGGACACCTATTTAAACATTATTGGCAGGGATGCCATCCTGAAACATATCAGCAAATGCTGGGCCTCGCTGTTTACCGATAGGGCAGCAATTTACCGCATCCAAAACGGATTCAATCATCGTAAAGTGCAGCTGGCGGTTGTTGTTCAGCAAATGGTTTTCCCGCAGGCGGCGGGGATTTTGTTTACTGCCGATCCTGTCACCGGTAACAGGAAGGTGTTGTCTGTTGATGCCGGCTTCGGGCTTGGCGAGGCCCTGGTATCGGGCCTGGTAAATGCCGATAATTACAAAGTGAGCAATAGCCGTATCATCGGCAAAAAAATATCTGCCAAAAAGCTGGCCGTTGTCGCCGTAAAAGGAGGCGGCACCCGGGAACAGGAGATTGAGCCGAAAAGTCAGAACAGGCAGGTGTTAACAGACAGGCAAATTTTACGGCTGGAACGCATCGGCAGAAAGATAGAAGAACATTTTGGCGGCCCGCAGGACATCGAATGGTGTTTAACCAACAATACATTTTATATTGTACAAAGCAGGCCAATTACTACCCTGTACCCAATCCCCGAAAACAGTGAACCGGGAAACCGTGTTTATATATCTGTCGGCCATCAACAAATGATGACCGATGCGATGAAACCATTGGGATTATCGTTATGGCAGTTAACTGCTTTTAGGCCAATGTTTAAAGCCGGCGGAAGATTGTTTGTTGATATTACGGACAACCTAAGCACGCCCCTTGGCCGAAAAGCGATAATAGATGCCATGGGCGAACACGATCCGCTCATAAAAGATGCTGTTGTAACCATTGTAGAACGGGGAGATTTTATAAAACCGGCACAAAACAACAAAGAAAAACAGCCTCGTGTTAAAAGCAGTGCCGGTAAATCGTTCGCAGATATCCAGGCGCAAATCAAAAACGATCCGGCTATCGTTGTTGATTTAATCAAAAGCAACCAGCTATCGGTAAACGAGTTAAAAGATAACATCCAAACAAAATCGGGGGCCGGCTTATTTGATTTTATCCTGGAAGATGGTCAGCAATCAAAGAAAAACTTATTCGTACCGCAAAACATGAGCGCAATTATGGCTTCTGTAGATGCATCATCGTGGATTAATGAAAACATAAAAAAATGGCTGGGCGAAAAAAACGCGGCAGATACGCTTGCTCAGTCTGCTCCCAATAATATTACATCAGAAATGGGCCTGGAGTTATTGAACGTAGCCGATGTGATAAGGCCTTATCACAAAGTGATTGAATATTTACAACAGGTAAAGGATGATAACTTTTTAGGCGGCCTGGTTGAGGTTGAGGGCGGAAAAGAAGCCCGGGATGCTATTTATGCTTACCTTAACAAATATGGAATGCGCTGCGCCGGCGAAATAGACATTACCAAAACCCGCTGGAGCGAAACCCCAGGTATGCTTATCCCCATGATCCTTGGTAACATCAAAAACTTTGGGCCCGGCGCCGGTAAACGTAAGTTTGAGCAGGGGCAGCAAGCGGCTTTGAAAAAAGAAGAAGAATTATTAAGCAGGCTAAGGCAATTGCCGCATGGCGAACAAAAAGCCGATGAAACAAAACAAATGATCAGCCTGCTCCGCAATTTCGCCGGTTATCGCGAATATCCAAAATATGGCATAATCAGCCGCTCCTTTGTTTATAAGCAGGCCTTACTGCGGGAAGCCGAAAAACTGGTGGAGGCCGGGGTTATCAACAACAAAGAAGATATCTACTACCTCAGTTTTCAGGAATTCCACGAAGTGGTACGCAGCGGTAAACTGGATTATGAACTGATTAACCAACGAAAAGACGAGCACAAACTAAATGAGAAACTAAACCCACCACGGGTTATCACATCCGATGGCGAGATAGGTGCAGGTAAATACAAAAAGGAGCACCTCCCGGCCGGGGCCATTGCCGGCCTGGCTGTTTCGTCGGGGCTTATAGAAGGCCGGGCACGTGTCATTTTAAAAATGGAAAACGCCAGCCTGGAAGATGGCGATATATTAGTCACCACATTTACCGACCCCAGCTGGACACCCTTGTTTGTATCCATCAAAGGCCTGGTAACCGAAGTTGGCGGACTGATGACCCATGGCGCAGTTATAGCCCGCGAATACGGCCTGCCGGCAGTTGTCGGGGTAGAACATGCTACCCGGCTGATTAAAGACGGGCAGCGCATCCGGGTGAACGGAACAGACGGATATGTAGAAATACTATGA